In the genome of Pseudomonas protegens, one region contains:
- a CDS encoding Hcp family type VI secretion system effector: protein MATPAYMSVTGTKQGLITAGAFTADSVGNTYQEGHEDQVMVQGFQHEVIIPRDPQSGQPTGQRVHKPVIITKVFDKASPLLLAALTSGERLTEIVIQWYRTSAAGTQEHYYTTTLEDAIIVDIKDYMHNCQDPGNAHFTHLEDVHFTYRKITWTHEVSGTSGSDDWRTPVTG, encoded by the coding sequence ATGGCAACGCCAGCGTATATGTCCGTCACCGGCACCAAACAGGGGCTGATCACCGCCGGGGCCTTTACCGCCGATTCCGTGGGCAACACCTACCAGGAAGGTCATGAAGACCAGGTCATGGTCCAGGGCTTTCAGCACGAAGTGATCATTCCCCGCGATCCGCAGTCCGGCCAGCCCACCGGCCAGCGCGTGCACAAGCCGGTGATCATCACCAAGGTCTTCGACAAGGCTTCGCCGCTGCTGCTGGCGGCGCTGACCTCGGGCGAGCGCCTGACCGAGATCGTCATCCAGTGGTACCGCACCTCCGCCGCCGGCACCCAGGAGCACTACTACACCACCACCCTTGAGGACGCGATCATCGTCGACATCAAGGACTACATGCACAACTGCCAGGACCCGGGCAACGCCCACTTCACCCACCTGGAAGACGTGCACTTCACCTACCGCAAGATCACCTGGACCCACGAAGTCTCCGGCACTTCCGGTTCCGATGACTGGCGGACCCCGGTCACCGGCTAA
- a CDS encoding efflux RND transporter periplasmic adaptor subunit has product MKRPRHTRRALLAALCLIPVVAISAWTFIPPGRDQLATVQVSRGDIESSVTALGTLQPRRYVDVGAQASGQIRKIHVEAGDTVKEGQLLVEIDPATQQAKLDASRFSIENLQAQLQEQYAQNQLARQKYQRQQHLKAGGATREEDVQTAQAELKATQARIDMYKAQIRQAQASLRSDQAELGYTRIYAPMSGTVVAVDAREGQTLNAQQQTPLILRIAKLSPMTVWAEVSEADIGHVKPGMQAYFTTLSGGNRRWTSTVRQILPIPPKPLNETSQGGGSPASTSKSGSGRVVLYTVLLDVDNADNALMAEMTTQVFFVASQAKNVLTAPIAALQGSSEPDRQMARVVAKNGSIETRKVRVGISDRLRIQVLDGLSEGEHLLIGPTNSSGG; this is encoded by the coding sequence ATGAAACGTCCCCGACATACCCGGCGCGCCCTGCTGGCAGCGCTGTGCTTGATTCCCGTTGTCGCCATCAGCGCCTGGACCTTCATCCCCCCCGGACGCGACCAGCTCGCCACCGTGCAAGTCAGCCGTGGCGATATCGAAAGCAGCGTGACCGCCCTGGGCACCCTGCAACCCAGACGCTACGTGGATGTCGGCGCCCAGGCCTCCGGGCAGATCCGCAAGATCCACGTCGAAGCCGGCGACACGGTCAAGGAAGGCCAGCTGCTGGTGGAAATCGACCCCGCCACCCAGCAGGCCAAGCTCGACGCCAGCCGTTTCTCCATCGAAAACCTGCAGGCCCAGTTGCAGGAGCAATACGCCCAGAACCAGCTGGCCCGGCAGAAATACCAGCGCCAGCAGCACCTCAAGGCCGGTGGCGCCACCCGCGAGGAAGACGTGCAGACCGCCCAGGCCGAACTCAAGGCCACCCAGGCGCGAATCGACATGTACAAGGCGCAGATCCGCCAGGCCCAGGCCAGCCTGCGCAGCGACCAGGCCGAGCTGGGCTACACGCGCATCTACGCCCCCATGTCCGGCACCGTGGTGGCGGTGGACGCCCGCGAAGGCCAGACCCTCAACGCCCAGCAGCAGACGCCGCTGATCCTGCGCATCGCCAAGCTCTCGCCGATGACCGTCTGGGCCGAAGTCTCGGAAGCCGATATCGGCCACGTCAAACCCGGCATGCAGGCCTACTTCACCACCTTGAGCGGCGGCAACCGGCGCTGGACCAGCACCGTTCGGCAGATCCTGCCGATCCCGCCCAAGCCGCTGAACGAAACCAGCCAGGGCGGCGGCAGCCCGGCCAGCACCAGCAAGAGCGGCAGCGGCCGGGTGGTGCTCTACACCGTGCTGCTGGACGTGGACAACGCCGACAACGCGCTGATGGCGGAAATGACCACCCAGGTGTTCTTTGTCGCCAGCCAGGCAAAGAACGTCCTCACCGCGCCCATCGCCGCCCTGCAGGGCAGCAGCGAGCCGGACCGGCAGATGGCCCGGGTGGTGGCCAAGAACGGTTCGATCGAGACGCGCAAGGTCCGGGTCGGCATCAGCGACCGCCTGCGCATCCAGGTGCTGGACGGCCTGAGCGAAGGCGAGCACCTGCTGATCGGCCCGACCAACAGCAGCGGGGGTTGA
- the tssI gene encoding type VI secretion system tip protein TssI/VgrG, which translates to MFAAADQTHFSLTLEGRPHDFQVLGLQGRERISRPFAFDLELVSERSNLDLDALLHTPAFLQLAADGSGIHGQIQRIAQGDRGRRLTHYRITLGPRLAYLGQRINQRIFQHLSVPQIIAQVLEEHGILGNDYHFHLAGPYPEREYCVQYDESDLRFIQRLCEEEGLHYHFQHSREGHRLVFGEDQTVFRKLAPVAYRQDSGLVASEPVIKRFELRFEARPSRTTRRDYDFEKPRLQMQGAAKPQEPKAEPDLEDYAYPGRFTDRERGKHLARRALERHRSDYRQASGHSDQPSLRSGHFLPLSGHPHPAWNDLWLLTEVLHEGKQPQVLEESITSDTRAGTGFHQGYRNRFTAPPWEVPHRPPLEHPKPRILGSQTAKVTGPRDEEIHTDAHGRVKVQFHWDREGQGNDKSSCWLRVSSAWAGAWYGAIAVPRVGMEVLVTFLEGDPDQPLITGCLYHKENVVPYPLPQHKTRSTFKTLSSPGGGGFNELRIEDKKGAEQIFIHTQRDWDQHIEHDQKIRVGHQRHDTLEANSYSEFKAEEHHTVHGDRKVEARASDHLSIAGSQHLQLGNGLFIEAGQEIHLSSGLKVVLEAGSELTLKGGGSWIKIDAGGVALSGALVNNNSGGSPGSGSGAAPLLPGPLQAADEDKPGIPLEALVKQHLVFRQAKAGVCEVCEAAKRARKASS; encoded by the coding sequence ATGTTCGCCGCCGCCGACCAGACGCATTTCAGCCTGACCCTGGAGGGTCGCCCCCACGACTTTCAAGTGCTCGGCCTGCAGGGCCGGGAGCGCATCAGCCGGCCCTTCGCCTTCGACCTGGAGCTGGTCAGCGAACGCTCCAACCTGGACCTGGACGCGCTGCTGCACACCCCGGCCTTCCTGCAACTGGCGGCCGATGGCAGCGGCATTCACGGGCAGATCCAGCGCATCGCCCAAGGCGACCGCGGTCGTCGCCTGACCCACTACCGGATCACCCTCGGCCCGCGCCTGGCCTATCTGGGCCAGCGCATCAACCAGCGGATCTTCCAGCACCTGAGCGTGCCGCAGATCATCGCCCAGGTGCTGGAAGAACACGGCATCCTCGGCAACGACTACCACTTCCACCTCGCCGGCCCCTACCCAGAGCGTGAGTACTGCGTGCAGTACGACGAATCGGACCTGCGCTTCATCCAGCGCCTGTGCGAGGAAGAGGGCCTGCACTACCACTTTCAGCACAGCCGCGAAGGGCATCGACTGGTGTTCGGCGAAGACCAGACGGTGTTCCGCAAACTGGCCCCGGTGGCCTACCGGCAAGACTCCGGCCTGGTGGCCAGCGAGCCGGTGATCAAGCGTTTCGAGCTGCGCTTCGAAGCGCGCCCCAGCCGCACCACGCGCCGCGACTACGACTTCGAAAAACCGCGCCTGCAGATGCAGGGAGCGGCCAAACCGCAAGAGCCAAAAGCCGAGCCGGACCTTGAAGACTACGCCTACCCCGGACGCTTCACCGACCGCGAGCGCGGCAAGCATCTGGCCAGGCGCGCCCTGGAACGGCACCGCAGCGACTACCGCCAGGCCAGCGGCCACAGCGACCAGCCAAGCCTGCGCAGCGGGCATTTCCTGCCCCTGAGCGGGCACCCCCACCCGGCCTGGAACGACCTGTGGCTACTGACCGAAGTCCTCCACGAAGGCAAACAGCCGCAGGTGCTGGAAGAGTCCATCACCAGCGACACCCGGGCCGGAACAGGCTTTCACCAGGGCTACCGCAACCGCTTCACCGCCCCCCCCTGGGAAGTGCCCCATCGCCCGCCCCTGGAACACCCCAAGCCGCGGATTCTCGGCAGCCAGACCGCCAAGGTCACCGGCCCTCGGGACGAGGAAATCCACACCGACGCCCACGGCCGGGTCAAGGTGCAGTTTCACTGGGACCGCGAGGGCCAGGGCAACGACAAGAGCAGCTGCTGGCTACGGGTGTCCTCGGCCTGGGCCGGCGCCTGGTATGGCGCCATCGCCGTCCCCCGGGTCGGCATGGAAGTGCTGGTGACCTTCCTCGAAGGCGATCCCGACCAGCCGCTGATCACCGGCTGCCTGTACCACAAGGAAAACGTCGTCCCCTACCCGCTGCCGCAACACAAGACCCGCAGCACCTTCAAGACCCTGAGCTCCCCCGGTGGCGGCGGCTTCAACGAACTGCGCATCGAAGACAAAAAAGGCGCCGAGCAAATCTTCATCCACACCCAGCGCGACTGGGACCAGCACATCGAACACGACCAGAAAATCCGCGTCGGCCACCAGCGCCACGACACGCTGGAAGCCAACAGCTACAGCGAATTCAAGGCTGAAGAACACCACACCGTGCATGGCGACCGCAAAGTCGAAGCCCGCGCCAGTGATCACCTGAGCATTGCCGGCAGCCAGCACCTGCAACTGGGCAACGGCCTGTTCATCGAAGCCGGCCAGGAAATCCACCTGTCCAGCGGCCTGAAAGTGGTGCTCGAAGCCGGCAGCGAACTGACCCTCAAGGGCGGCGGCAGCTGGATCAAGATCGACGCCGGCGGCGTGGCCCTCAGCGGCGCCCTGGTCAATAACAACTCCGGCGGCAGCCCGGGCAGTGGCAGTGGTGCGGCGCCATTGTTGCCGGGGCCGTTGCAGGCGGCGGATGAAGATAAGCCGGGCATCCCGCTGGAAGCCCTGGTCAAGCAACACCTGGTCTTTCGTCAAGCCAAGGCCGGAGTGTGTGAAGTCTGTGAAGCGGCAAAACGTGCCAGGAAGGCTAGCTCATGA
- a CDS encoding lysine N(6)-hydroxylase/L-ornithine N(5)-oxygenase family protein, translating to MTQAIASAHVHDLIGIGFGPSNLALAIALQERGQEQGPLDALFLDKQADYRWHGNTLVTQSELQISFLKDLVTLRNPTSPYSFVNYLKHHGRLVDFINLGTFYPCRMEFNDYLRWVAGHFQEHSRYGEEVLAIEPLLHNQQVEALRVISRDAQGSEQVRTTRAVVVSAGGTARVPETFKGLKDDARVFHHSQYLERMASQPCVNGQPMSIAIIGGGQSAAEAFIDLNDSFPSAQADLIMRGSALKPADDSPFVNEVFAPAFTDLVFQQTRNERERLVNEYHNTNYSVVDIDLIERIYGIFYRQKVSGVARHSLRTMTTVEQATATDLGIELILRNNATGEREVRHYDAVVLATGYERQMHRQLLAPLQEYLGDFEVDRNYRVITDQRCKAGIYMQGFSQASHGLSDTLLSVLPIRAQEIADSLYEHGKTRGHSRSARDLLLATAS from the coding sequence ATGACACAGGCAATTGCATCGGCCCACGTTCACGATCTGATCGGTATCGGTTTCGGCCCCTCGAACCTGGCGCTGGCCATTGCGCTGCAAGAGCGCGGGCAGGAGCAGGGTCCGCTGGACGCGCTGTTCCTCGACAAACAGGCCGACTATCGCTGGCACGGCAATACCCTGGTGACCCAGAGCGAACTGCAGATCTCCTTCCTCAAGGACCTGGTCACCCTGCGCAACCCCACCAGCCCCTATTCCTTCGTCAACTACCTCAAGCATCACGGGCGCCTGGTGGACTTCATCAACCTGGGCACCTTCTATCCGTGCCGCATGGAGTTCAACGACTACCTGCGCTGGGTGGCCGGGCACTTCCAGGAGCACAGTCGCTACGGTGAAGAGGTGCTGGCCATCGAGCCGCTGCTGCACAACCAGCAGGTCGAAGCGCTGCGGGTGATTTCCCGGGATGCCCAGGGCAGCGAACAGGTGCGCACCACCCGTGCGGTGGTGGTCAGTGCCGGTGGCACGGCGCGGGTTCCGGAGACCTTCAAGGGGCTCAAGGACGATGCGCGGGTGTTCCACCATTCCCAGTATCTGGAGCGCATGGCCAGCCAGCCCTGTGTCAATGGCCAGCCGATGAGCATCGCGATCATCGGTGGCGGGCAGAGCGCGGCGGAAGCCTTCATCGACCTCAATGACAGCTTCCCTTCGGCGCAGGCCGACCTGATCATGCGTGGCTCGGCCCTCAAGCCGGCGGATGACAGCCCCTTCGTCAACGAAGTGTTCGCCCCGGCTTTCACCGACTTGGTATTCCAGCAGACCCGCAACGAGCGCGAGCGTCTGGTCAACGAGTACCACAACACCAATTACTCGGTGGTGGACATCGACCTGATCGAGCGCATCTACGGCATCTTCTACCGGCAGAAAGTCTCAGGCGTCGCGCGCCATAGCTTGCGCACCATGACCACGGTGGAGCAGGCCACGGCCACGGACCTGGGCATCGAGCTGATCCTGCGCAACAACGCCACGGGCGAGCGCGAAGTGCGTCATTACGATGCCGTGGTCCTGGCGACCGGCTACGAGCGGCAGATGCATCGCCAACTGCTGGCACCGCTGCAGGAATACCTGGGCGACTTCGAAGTGGACCGCAACTATCGGGTGATCACCGACCAACGCTGCAAGGCCGGCATCTACATGCAGGGTTTCAGCCAGGCCAGCCACGGCCTGAGCGATACCCTGCTGTCGGTGTTGCCGATCCGTGCCCAGGAAATCGCCGACTCGCTGTACGAACACGGCAAGACTCGCGGCCACAGCCGTTCGGCGCGGGACCTGCTGCTGGCCACCGCCAGCTGA
- a CDS encoding sigma-70 family RNA polymerase sigma factor, whose product MLENYYRELMCFLNAKLGNRQVAEDVVHDAYVRVLERSSDTPIEQPRAFLYRTALNLVVDGHRRNALRQSEPLEVLDNEERYFNPSPQTSLDHGQRLEMLQRALAELPRLCRESFLLRKLEGLSHPQIAEQLGISRSLVEKHIVNAMKHCRLRLRQWEAQ is encoded by the coding sequence CTGTTGGAAAACTACTATCGCGAGCTGATGTGCTTCCTCAACGCCAAGCTGGGCAATCGCCAGGTGGCCGAGGACGTGGTGCACGACGCTTATGTGCGGGTCCTGGAGCGCTCCAGCGATACCCCCATCGAGCAGCCGCGGGCGTTTCTCTATCGCACGGCGCTGAACCTGGTGGTCGATGGCCACCGGCGCAATGCCCTGCGCCAGTCCGAGCCCCTGGAGGTGCTGGACAACGAAGAGCGCTATTTCAACCCGTCACCGCAGACCAGCCTGGACCACGGCCAGCGCCTGGAGATGCTGCAGCGGGCCCTGGCCGAGCTGCCGCGGCTGTGTCGCGAGAGCTTTCTGCTGCGCAAGCTCGAAGGCCTGTCCCATCCGCAGATCGCCGAGCAGCTGGGGATTTCCCGCAGCCTGGTGGAGAAGCACATCGTCAACGCCATGAAGCATTGCCGGCTGCGGCTGCGGCAGTGGGAGGCGCAGTAA
- a CDS encoding MacB family efflux pump subunit: MQTPLIDLRNIRKSYGGGDSPQVDVLRGIDLSIHAGEFVAIVGASGSGKSTLMNILGCLDRPTSGEYLFAGENVAQLDSDELAWLRREAFGFVFQGYHLIPSASAQENVEMPAIYAGTPTAERHARAAALLERLGLASRNGNRPHQLSGGQQQRVSIARALMNGGHIILADEPTGALDSHSGAEVMALLDELASQGHVVILITHDREVAARAKRIIEIRDGEIISDTAHHDPSVQTSANPGALQAVDLRQRLADGSDASGAWKGELLDAVQAAWRVMWINRFRTALTLLGIVIGVASVVVMLAVGEGSKRQVMAQMGAFGSNILYLSGHAPNPRAPQGVISLDDVAAVATLPQVKRIMPVNGAEAVVRFGNADHMSYVGGNDTNFPHIFNWPVVEGSYFTEADEQAGAAVAVIGKKVREKLLKDVANPIGQYILIENAPFQVVGVLMGKGASSGDQDSDDRIAVPYSAASTRLFGSRNPEYVAIAAADASKVKETEQAIDQLMLRLHNGQRDYELTNNAAMIQAEARTQNTLSLMLGAIAAISLLVGGIGVMNIMLMTVRERTREIGIRMATGARQRDILRQFLTEAVMLSVVGGLTGIALALLIGGVLILSEVAIAFSLVAVLGAFGCALVTGVIFGFMPARKAARLDPVTALTSE; encoded by the coding sequence ATGCAGACGCCGCTGATCGACCTCAGAAACATCCGCAAATCCTACGGTGGCGGCGACAGCCCGCAGGTCGATGTCCTGCGCGGCATCGACCTGTCGATCCACGCCGGGGAGTTCGTCGCCATCGTCGGCGCCTCGGGCTCCGGCAAATCGACCCTGATGAACATCCTCGGCTGCCTGGACCGCCCCACGTCCGGCGAGTACCTGTTCGCCGGGGAGAACGTCGCCCAGCTCGACAGCGACGAACTGGCCTGGTTGCGCCGCGAAGCCTTTGGCTTCGTGTTCCAGGGCTACCACCTGATCCCCTCGGCCTCGGCCCAGGAAAACGTCGAGATGCCGGCCATCTACGCCGGCACCCCGACCGCCGAACGCCACGCCCGCGCCGCCGCCCTGCTGGAGCGCCTGGGCCTGGCCAGCCGCAACGGCAACCGCCCGCACCAGCTGTCCGGCGGCCAGCAGCAACGGGTGTCCATCGCCCGCGCGCTGATGAACGGCGGCCACATCATCCTCGCCGACGAACCCACCGGCGCCCTGGACAGCCACAGCGGCGCCGAAGTCATGGCCCTGCTGGACGAACTGGCCAGCCAGGGCCACGTGGTGATCCTCATCACCCACGACCGTGAAGTGGCGGCCCGGGCCAAGCGCATCATCGAAATCCGCGACGGCGAGATCATCAGCGACACCGCCCACCACGACCCATCGGTACAGACCAGCGCCAACCCCGGCGCCCTGCAGGCGGTGGACCTGCGCCAGCGCCTGGCCGACGGCAGCGACGCCAGCGGCGCCTGGAAAGGCGAACTGCTGGACGCCGTGCAGGCCGCCTGGCGGGTGATGTGGATCAACCGCTTCCGCACCGCCCTGACCCTGCTGGGGATCGTCATCGGCGTGGCCTCGGTGGTGGTGATGCTGGCGGTGGGCGAAGGCAGCAAGCGCCAGGTGATGGCGCAGATGGGGGCCTTTGGCTCGAACATCCTTTACCTCAGCGGACACGCGCCCAACCCACGCGCGCCGCAAGGCGTCATCAGCCTCGACGATGTCGCCGCCGTGGCCACCCTGCCCCAGGTCAAGCGCATCATGCCGGTCAACGGCGCCGAAGCCGTGGTGCGTTTCGGCAACGCCGACCACATGAGCTACGTGGGCGGTAACGACACCAACTTCCCGCACATCTTCAACTGGCCGGTGGTCGAAGGCAGCTATTTCACCGAGGCCGACGAACAGGCCGGCGCCGCCGTGGCGGTGATCGGCAAGAAGGTCCGGGAAAAACTGCTCAAGGACGTCGCCAACCCCATCGGCCAGTACATCCTCATCGAAAACGCGCCCTTCCAGGTGGTCGGCGTGCTGATGGGCAAGGGCGCCAGTTCCGGCGACCAGGACAGCGACGATCGCATCGCCGTGCCCTACTCCGCCGCCAGCACCCGCCTGTTCGGCAGCCGCAACCCGGAATACGTGGCCATCGCCGCGGCGGACGCCAGCAAGGTCAAGGAAACCGAACAAGCCATCGACCAACTGATGCTGCGCCTGCACAACGGCCAGCGCGACTATGAGCTGACCAACAACGCGGCGATGATCCAGGCCGAGGCCCGCACCCAGAACACCCTGTCCTTGATGCTCGGCGCCATTGCCGCGATCTCGCTGCTGGTGGGCGGCATCGGGGTGATGAACATCATGCTCATGACCGTGCGCGAACGCACCCGGGAGATCGGTATCCGCATGGCCACCGGCGCCCGCCAGCGCGACATCCTGCGCCAGTTCCTCACCGAAGCGGTGATGCTCTCGGTGGTCGGCGGCCTGACCGGGATCGCCCTGGCCCTGCTGATCGGCGGCGTACTGATCCTCAGTGAAGTGGCCATCGCCTTCTCCTTGGTCGCCGTGCTCGGCGCCTTCGGCTGCGCCCTGGTCACCGGCGTCATCTTCGGCTTCATGCCGGCCCGCAAAGCTGCCCGGCTCGACCCGGTCACGGCCCTTACCAGTGAATGA
- a CDS encoding efflux transporter outer membrane subunit — MKTPLSLLTACLLLAACNSTAPRPDSGLQAPATWHASASPAAQADHRQWWSQFASPDLDRLIAQARDGSFDLAAAMARVRQAQASAVIAGAPLLPELKGGLNANRQKLLRGKGYSQLDATSDNQAVDYFDTSLSASYEIDFWGGRHAARDSALLGVKASQFDRATVELTLLSGVANSYTQALALNEQSRIAQLNLDNALNVLKLVQTRYDSGSATALELAQQRSLVAAQQRQLPLLQQQAEEARISLAALLGQPVQALSLGHQDFAQLQWPSINAGVPSDLLSRRPDIASAEARLAAAKADIQVARAAMLPSVTLSASLGSGASHAPDLLRSPFYNLGAGLVAPIFNAGRLSAERDKATARQEELLESYRAAIINGFADVEKALNSIRGLDQQRQWQSEELNQAQRAFAIAQSRYQAGAEDLLTVLETQRTLYAAQDLNVQLRLARLQSSIALYKALGGGWQVPGPEAR, encoded by the coding sequence ATGAAAACACCCTTGAGCCTCCTGACCGCCTGCCTCCTGCTGGCCGCCTGCAACAGCACCGCACCGCGCCCGGACAGCGGCCTGCAAGCCCCCGCCACCTGGCATGCCAGCGCCTCCCCCGCGGCCCAGGCCGACCACCGGCAATGGTGGAGCCAGTTCGCCAGCCCGGACCTGGACCGCCTGATCGCCCAGGCCCGCGATGGCAGCTTCGACCTCGCCGCGGCCATGGCGCGGGTACGCCAGGCCCAGGCCAGCGCGGTGATCGCCGGGGCGCCACTGCTGCCCGAGCTCAAGGGCGGGCTCAACGCCAACCGGCAGAAACTGCTGCGCGGCAAGGGCTACAGCCAGTTGGACGCCACCAGCGACAACCAGGCCGTGGACTATTTCGACACCAGCCTCAGCGCCAGCTACGAGATCGACTTCTGGGGCGGCCGCCACGCCGCCCGCGACAGCGCCCTGCTGGGGGTCAAGGCCAGCCAGTTCGACCGGGCCACCGTCGAGCTGACCCTGCTCAGCGGCGTCGCCAACAGCTACACCCAGGCCCTGGCGCTGAACGAACAAAGCCGCATCGCCCAACTGAACCTGGACAACGCCCTGAACGTGCTCAAGCTGGTGCAGACCCGCTATGACTCGGGCTCGGCCACGGCCCTGGAACTGGCCCAGCAACGCAGCCTGGTCGCCGCCCAGCAACGCCAGTTGCCACTGCTGCAGCAACAGGCCGAAGAAGCCCGGATCAGCCTCGCCGCCTTGCTCGGACAACCGGTGCAGGCGCTCAGCCTGGGCCACCAGGACTTCGCCCAACTGCAATGGCCGAGCATCAATGCCGGCGTCCCCAGCGACCTGCTGAGCCGGCGCCCGGACATTGCCAGCGCCGAGGCCAGACTGGCCGCGGCCAAGGCCGACATCCAAGTGGCGCGCGCAGCGATGCTGCCCAGCGTGACCCTGAGCGCCAGCCTCGGCTCCGGCGCCAGTCACGCTCCGGATCTGCTGCGCAGTCCCTTCTACAACCTCGGCGCCGGGCTCGTGGCACCGATCTTCAACGCCGGGCGCCTGAGCGCCGAACGGGACAAGGCCACGGCCCGGCAGGAAGAACTGCTGGAAAGCTATCGCGCAGCGATCATCAATGGTTTTGCCGATGTGGAAAAAGCCCTCAACAGCATTCGCGGCCTGGACCAGCAACGCCAGTGGCAGAGCGAGGAGTTGAATCAGGCGCAACGGGCCTTCGCGATCGCCCAGAGCCGCTACCAGGCCGGCGCCGAAGACCTGCTGACCGTGCTGGAAACCCAGCGCACCCTGTACGCCGCCCAGGATCTGAACGTGCAACTGCGGCTGGCGCGGCTGCAATCCAGCATTGCCCTGTACAAGGCCCTGGGTGGCGGCTGGCAGGTGCCAGGACCCGAGGCGCGGTGA